From Polynucleobacter ibericus:
CGTGATGCCTAAAAGGCCAAGCTCACCCATTTCGCGGAAGATGGCTGGGTCAGTCGTTTCATTGCGGTATGCATCATGAATGCGGGGCATAAGGCGCCCTTGAGCGTATTCAGCAGCTGCATCACGTACCATGCGCTCCTCTTCAGAAAGTTGAGTGTCTAGAAGAAGGGGGTCTGCCCAGTTAAAGCTCGCTTTACTCATCGCCTTACCATCCTATTTTTAGTTTTGTCTTCATTTTTGCCTGCTTCCTGCGAATTTTCAGGAATGCAGATATTCTTGTTTCTATTATCCATTTTTCTTGACTTATGGACTTGCCGAGACGTCATCACCGTTATTACGACCTCATTCTGACTGCCTTCGTAGTCGTATTGCTGTGCTCGAATTTTATTGGTGCTGGTAAGGCGGCAGAAATAGATTTACCTTATTTCGGCAGCATGCCGTTTGGCGCTGGGATCTTATTTTTCCCCATCGCTTATTTCTTTGGCGACATTTTGACTGAGGTTTATGGCTACGCCTATGATCGCAGGGCGGTCTGGGCGGGATTTGCCGCCTTGGCATTTGCTGCGATCATGGCGCAAATTGTGATAGCTCTACCGGTGGCCCCTGGCGACTATATGGCCAACTATCAAAAAGGCCTAGAAACGGTTTTTGGAAACTCTTGGCGCATCGCCTTAGCTTCAATGTTCTCATTTTGGTGCGGCAGTCTAGTCAATAGCTACGTTTTGGCCAAAATGAAGGTGTGGACTCAGGGTCGTTTTCTGTGGATGAGGACAATTGGCTCAACTGCAGTAGGGGAGATGGTGGATTCCTCATTCTTCTATGTGCTGGCTTTCTATGGCATTTGGCCTACCCATGAAATTCTTCAGGTAGCGTTAGCTCAATATGTACTCAAGACTTCCTGGGAGGTTCTGGCTACCCCGATGACCTATTGGGTCGTGAACTTCCTTAAGCGCAAAGAAAATGAAGATTTTTACGATATTCATACGAATTTCACCCCATTTAGAGTCAAAGTCTAATTTAGGGTTAAGGCTTCCTGCCATCCAGCGCCTCTAAGCCGTTAAAATAACGGTCTTTACCCCAAAGTTGGGGGTAACTATTGAATTGAATTTCAGAAAGCTAGAAAACATCCGTGCTGTCAGCATCTAATATCACTATGCAGTTTGGGGCAAAGCCTCTGTTTGAAAACATTTCCGTGAAGTTTGGCGGCGGTAATCGTTATGGCTTGATTGGTGCCAACGGTTGCGGTAAATCGACCTTCATGAAGATTTTGGGTGGCGAGCTTGAGCCAACCAGCGGTAACGTGAGCTTGGATCCCGGTATTCGTTTGGGTAAGTTGCGTCAAGATCAATTTGCTTACGAAGATGTGCGCGTACTCGATGTAGTCATGATGGGGCACGAAGAGATGTGGAAGGCGGCCGCTGAACGTGATGCCATCTACGCTAACCCAGATGCTACCGATGAAGATTACATGAAGGCGGCTGAGCTCGAAGGCAAGTACGCCGAATACGGTGGCTATACCGCAGAAGCCAAGGCAGGCGAATTGCTATTAGGTATTGGTATTCCTATCGAGCAACACAATGGACCGATGAGCAATGTTGCACCGGGTTGGAAGTTGCGTGTATTACTTGCGCAAGCATTGTTCTCTGATCCAGATGTATTGCTGCTAGATGAGCCAACCAATAACTTGGATATTCACTCCATTCATTGGCTTGAAGACATCCTCAATCAAATTAAGAGCACCATCGTCATCATTTCCCATGACCGTCACTTCCTCAATGAAGTCTGTACGCATATGGCGGATATGGATTATGGAACGTTGAAGGTCTATCCGGGTAATTACGACTCCTACATGCTTGCTTCTGTGCAGGCAAGAACACAGCAGCTCAGCAATAACGTCAAAGCTAAAGAAAAAATTGCTGAATTAGCGGCTTTCGTAGCGCGCTTCTCTGCAAATGCTTCTAAAGCGCGTCAAGCTACTTCACGTCAGAGACAGTTGGAGAAGATTGAGATCGTTGAAGTAAAACCTTCTTCACGTCAAAACCCGTTTATTCGATTTGATACTGAGAAAAAATTACACAATATGGCAGTAGAGTGCAATGCACTGACTAAGGCCTACGACCGCGTCATCTTCAAGAATTTCAAACTCGGTGTTCGTGCTGGCGAGAAGATTGCCATCATCGGACAAAACGGCGCAGGTAAGACAACGCTACTCAAGACCATTCTAAGTAAACGCTTTGAAGGTATTGCTGCTGATAGCGGTGATGTGAAGTGGGCCGAAAATGCTAATGTTGGTGTGATGCCTCAAGACAATACCGAGATGTTCGCAAAAGACGAATTGCTGATGGATTGGATGAATTGGTGGCGCAATACTGGTGACGACGATCAAGTCATCCGTGGCACATTAGGCCGCCTCTTGTTCTCAGGTGATGACATTGGTAAGTCAGTCAAAGTTCTTTCTGGTGGCGAGAAGGGCCGTATGATTTGGGGAAAACTGATGCTCCAAAAATACAACGTACTAGCAATGGATGAGCCAACCAACCATATGGATATGGAATCGATTGAGAGCTTGCAAATTGCGCTCGAGAAATTCGATGGCACATTAATATTTGTTTCGCATGACCGTGAGTTTGTATCTGCCTTAGCTAACCGCATCTTAGAAGTGAAGATGGATGGTACGGTAGTGGACTACTCGGGTACCTATGAAGAGTATTTGCGTAGCCAAGCATTAGCTGGCTAATTCAATTTCAGCAATAAACCTGCTAGTAAAAAAATAAGCCCGTTAATTGGGCTTATTTTCTTTGGCTTGTCGTTGAAAGCGCATCGCAGTACCATCTGCACGAATACGCTGCCAGACCGAATCTTTTTCCTCCTGAGAAAAGAATACCCAGTTACTCACTTCACCTAAAGTACGACCACAGCCTTGGCAGATTTCATCGTAAAGAGTAGTGCACACGCCAATGCAAGGGGAATCAGAGTCGGCATCTCCGGTAGAAAGGGAGTGAGAGCCATCCTGCATATTTGGTTTGGTGTCTTCAGAATTCATGGCTGTACTTTAGACGATTTCAAAGGACTGTGCTCGGCAAGCTCATCTACATAAGCTCCAATGCCTTGGTGCTCGCGATTCAGGAAGAGCTGAACTGCCTTTGCAAATTGAGGGTCGGCGATGAAATGCGCAGATTGAATGGTTGTAGGCAAAAATCCCCGAGCCATCTTGTGCTCACCTTGGGCGCCACCTTCAAAGGTTTGAATCTG
This genomic window contains:
- a CDS encoding ABC-F family ATPase yields the protein MLSASNITMQFGAKPLFENISVKFGGGNRYGLIGANGCGKSTFMKILGGELEPTSGNVSLDPGIRLGKLRQDQFAYEDVRVLDVVMMGHEEMWKAAAERDAIYANPDATDEDYMKAAELEGKYAEYGGYTAEAKAGELLLGIGIPIEQHNGPMSNVAPGWKLRVLLAQALFSDPDVLLLDEPTNNLDIHSIHWLEDILNQIKSTIVIISHDRHFLNEVCTHMADMDYGTLKVYPGNYDSYMLASVQARTQQLSNNVKAKEKIAELAAFVARFSANASKARQATSRQRQLEKIEIVEVKPSSRQNPFIRFDTEKKLHNMAVECNALTKAYDRVIFKNFKLGVRAGEKIAIIGQNGAGKTTLLKTILSKRFEGIAADSGDVKWAENANVGVMPQDNTEMFAKDELLMDWMNWWRNTGDDDQVIRGTLGRLLFSGDDIGKSVKVLSGGEKGRMIWGKLMLQKYNVLAMDEPTNHMDMESIESLQIALEKFDGTLIFVSHDREFVSALANRILEVKMDGTVVDYSGTYEEYLRSQALAG
- a CDS encoding DUF1289 domain-containing protein; the encoded protein is MQDGSHSLSTGDADSDSPCIGVCTTLYDEICQGCGRTLGEVSNWVFFSQEEKDSVWQRIRADGTAMRFQRQAKENKPN
- a CDS encoding queuosine precursor transporter — translated: MDLPRRHHRYYDLILTAFVVVLLCSNFIGAGKAAEIDLPYFGSMPFGAGILFFPIAYFFGDILTEVYGYAYDRRAVWAGFAALAFAAIMAQIVIALPVAPGDYMANYQKGLETVFGNSWRIALASMFSFWCGSLVNSYVLAKMKVWTQGRFLWMRTIGSTAVGEMVDSSFFYVLAFYGIWPTHEILQVALAQYVLKTSWEVLATPMTYWVVNFLKRKENEDFYDIHTNFTPFRVKV